A single region of the Cinclus cinclus chromosome 10, bCinCin1.1, whole genome shotgun sequence genome encodes:
- the SST gene encoding somatostatin, whose translation MLSCRLQCALALLSIALAFGTVSAAPSDPRLRQFLQKSLAAAAGKQELAKYFLAELLSEPSQTENEALESEDLSRGAEQDEVRLELERSANSNPALAPRERKAGCKNFFWKTFTSC comes from the exons ATGCTGTCGTGCCGCCTCCAGTGcgccctggccctgctctccATCGCCCTGGCCTTCGGCACCGTCTCGGCCGCCCCCTCGGACCCGCGGCTCCGGCAGTTCCTGCAGAAGTCGctggccgccgccgccgggaaGCAG GAACTGGCCAAGTACTTTTTGGCAGAACTGCTTTCAGAGCCAAGTCAGACAGAAAATGAAGCCCTGGAGTCTGAGGACTTGTCCCGAGGGGCTGAGCAGGATGAAGTGAGACTGGAGCTGGAGCGCTCGGCTAACTCAAACCCCGCTCTGGCACCCCGGGAACGCAAAGCAGGTTGCAAGAACTTCTTCTGGAAAACTTTCACATCCTGTTAG